The following nucleotide sequence is from Salvia splendens isolate huo1 chromosome 2, SspV2, whole genome shotgun sequence.
CCGCTCCCGCTCGTCGCCGCCGCCACAGACATGGTGAAGATCAGACGCTTAAGCTGGCAATTAATtacttctcttctctctctatttctttctctctctagctaACAATTAGTATTTCTCGATCGCAAGCAGAAAGGAAGAAGGAGAGTCCTATTTGTTGATATGAAATAGGTGAGAAATGCAGTTTGGAAGGAAGATTGCAGCTTCAAATTGCGTTATGTACACATTGTGATGATGAATGTGATGGAATCTACAGATTCATTTTTTTAAGAAGAAAATATATGTGATTTTGGCTAGGATTGTGGAGGTGGAATATGAAATATGTAGTGTCAAATGATTTAAATAGCCAAAAAATATaccattatttttaataaagttCAACTCTTGAAAGTAGCAATGACTTTAAAGACTAGATTTCTACTACAAAAGTATTGAAAATAGCAGACATTTTTAACGGGCTTTAGATTTTAGTGGAATTTCTTAAAACattaattatgattttacttcactcttgttaacaaaacacatccctattagcataattttacttcactcttgtttacaaagcacattactcttattatgattttacttcactcttgtttacaaagcatatcactcttattatgattttacttcactcttgtttacaaaccacatcactcttattatgattttacttcactcttgttcacaaaccacatcactcttattatgattttacttcactcttgttaacaaaccacatcactcttattatgattttacttcactcttgtcaacaaaacacatcacccttagcatgattttacttcactcttgttaacaaaacacatcactagtattatgattttacttcacccttgtcaacaaaacacatcactcttagcatgattttacttcactcttgttaacaaaacgcatcactcttagcatgattttacttcactcttgtttacaaaacacattactcttatcatgattttacttcactcttgttaacaaaacacatcactcttagcatgattttacttcactcttgttcacaaaacacatcactcttatcatgattttacttcactcttatttacaaaagacatcactcttattatgattttacttcactcttgtttacaaaacacatcactcttagtatgattttacttcactcttgttcacaaaacacatcactcttattatgattttacttcactcttgttcacaaaacacatcactcttattatgattttacttcactcttgttcacaaagcacatcactcttattatgattttacttcactcttgtttacaaaccacatcactcttattatgattttactccactcttgtttacaaacaacatcactcttattatgatttacttcactcttgttcacaaaccacatcactcttattatgattttacttcactcttgttcacaaaacacatcactcttattatgattttacttcactcttgttcacaaaacacatcactcttattatgattttacttcactcttgttcacaaaacacatcactcttattatgattttacttcactattgttcacaaaacacatcactcttattatgattttacttcactcttgttcacaaaacacatcacaaaACACATGATGATTTCAGAGATTTGGTCGACAAAGTGCCGAGCGGTTGCCAGATCACgatcgtgtcgggttcgtgccACAGCGGAGGGCTGATTGATGAATCAAAGGAGCAGATCGGAGAGAGTCATAGGAAGAGtggggatgatgatgatgaagatgagaaGGAATCTGGAGGTTTCAGAAACTACCTGCGCATGAAAGTTGGACTTGGCCAAAGCAAAGACaacgaggaagaggaagaagtagAAGGTGTGAAGAACAAATCTCTGCCGATCTCAACGTTGATCGAGTTGCTGCAGCAGAAAACTGGCAAGGAAGATATCGATGTGGGGAAGCTGCGGCCGACGCTCTTCGACGTGTTCGGGGAAGATGCAAGCGCCAAGGTGAAGAAGTTCATGAATTTCACATTTGGAAAAATCAAAGGTGGCAATGGTGAAGAAGTCCAGCGGGTCGTCGAACTTCACCTTCTCCGCCAGCCTGTTGCTCCCGATCAGCACCACCGCCGCCACGAACCCGCACACCACCGCCGCCCACGGCTCCACCACCGAGCACCcaacatttttattataaattatgatatgtacttttgaccataataccccctgcatttttattatagagtaaatttatgattaatGGAACTAAAATctccttaaattcgaaaattaatactagcccttgatttttttgatcttgtggctatgatttgttctctagttatttggttaaggtgTATTTGtcatagatcactactctatatatatatataatattaatgataaccatatttatggtgataacctaataacctatcattttatgggtcaaaaatatcatttttattaaaaatgatatttatacactataaaatgatattttttccgcatgcataaaatgatacttttaatccataaaatgatattctgttctataaaatgatacttttcgTCCATAAAATGagggttattaggttatcacgaAAATTATGGGTTATtatatgatcacaactatatatatatatatatatatatataggggagcgttattctccttttcacatcttagatcctttttccttcttaatattacgcgttagatctaaggcatcaacggatcagattgattctataaaactggttccgtgttgcattatagaaggtggttgtatgcattacagggttattattgacatttgacggaaaagtaactgccacattttgatatctgcgaataatgcaccacatggtcacgagtaatgcatataattgactatataatgcataatatgtgaactgcaatgcatacgaataagatgtaccatgttatgatgtttggacacacgtttcttgttccccctaagggtttaataagcttaggggctatggtatagtacgtagacacgtatgtaatcttcacatggtaacgagtaatggatataattgactatataatgcacaatttgtgaactgcaatgcatacgaacaagatgtgctgtgttatgatgtttgacacacgtttcttgtttcccctaagggtttaataagcttaggggctagggtatagtacgtacgcattaataacaaattataaaacgatacgaataattcaccaaattgtcacgagtaatggatgttattaactatataatgcacaatatgtgaactgcaatgcatacgaataagatgtaccatgttatgatatttgacacacgtttcttgtttcccctaagggtttaataagcttaggggctagggtatagtacgtagacattactaacaaattgttgttattggaatatacgtatgtgcattatttggtttaggtagtgcattatgtagctgttaattgtcattatctcagtatattatgcattattagaggtattgtgtatatgggttaatcaacggattgaagattacatacgtgcatttaggaatgtctacgtactataccctagcccctaagcttattaaacccttaggggaaacaagaaacgtgtgtcaaacatcataacatggtacatcttattcgtatgcattgcagttcacatattgtgcattatatagttaatagcatccattactcgtgacaatttggtgaattattcgtatcgttttataatttgttattaatgcgtacgtactataccctagcccctaagcttattaaacccttaggggaaacaagaaacgtgtgtcaaacatcataacacagcacatcttgttcgtatgcattgcagttcacaaattgtgcattatatagtcaattatatccattactcgttaccatgtgaagattacatacatgtctacgtactataccctagcccctaagcttattaaacccttgggggaaacaagaaacgtgtgtcaaacatcataacacagcacatcttgttcgtatgcattgcagttcacatattgtgcattatataggcaattatatgcattactcgtgaccatgtggtgcattattcgtagcggtttccagccattattagattactattgtaccctcataatgcacaaaataggacaaataatgcaacacgggattaattacccaatgttgatcttgaccgtccatttctctaatctaatggctgatattaagaaggaaaaaggaggaaatataggaaaagaaaatgaatacatccaatatatatatatatatatatactttcacatttcaaataaaatcacATAACAAGTTTATTGATTGTGGATTATATTTTATCAGAGTATGCATAATAGCGAGCTTGCAACTCGCAAACCCAAAGCTCGAAAACATCAATGTAAACCATCGGGCCATAGAAATGAGTCGTATGCATGGTTGTGTGGCTCATCGGCCAATAATTATCGCGCCATTCGCGAATCATGCCCAAGCAGAGCGCATATGCACGACACGCGCTATGTGCGTTAATTTTTGTATACTCTACAAATTTACTAACATTTATTGAAATCATTattcaattttgaatttatCGATCCTTATTTTTACCAAAGACTCTTTTTTTGAATtacatttttatttgattttatatatttataattttaataaaattcttatttttattatataattttttttatcaatatttatgattataaattcttatgaattaaaaaataagagATCGAAACTTTGAATAATGATAATGAAAAGACAAAAGCAATCTCAATAGATTCAAGGTTACATACATCAAGTCAAATAAAATAACATCACTATGAAAACTTTTCACATGCAAAAGCCAAATTGAAGTGCACAGCTCCGAATTAGTCCTAATCACTCCTATTCCCATACAGCAAAGGTCAACATTAAATCATAATCAAAATTAATCACCACTTGATCAAAATCATTTAGTGGGGTCTAAAAAGTGTACATGGTTTCCTCCCCACTTTCCAGTTTCCCCATGTATATATACCACCAACACATGTACCTTTATCAAATTTCAACTTGCATTCCTCATTCTCAggcaaaaacaaacaaacatggGAAACTGCTTGGTTCTTGAGCAAAAATCTGTGAGTCTAATGAAAACAGATGGAAAGATCATTGAATACAAATCTCCCATTAGAGTCCATCCACCAAATTCTATGTGATCATTCACCATGCCATATCTGATAAACTCCCAGCAGTAAAACACCTGCATCCCAACACCGTGTTGGAAATAATGAGTTGGGGTCTCAAGGAGTGTTGGAAATAATAAAGTTGGAGTATCAAGACTATTGGAAAGAGACATCTTACAAGTTCAAGGAATATAAcattaattttgttataattcCAAGTGTATAGTACCtaggagtatttatttctctagcattataaataggacgaTCAAGTGTATTACAAATCATCTCAATGCAATAAAATTCTTAGTTTTTTCATGGTATCAAGAGCAGAAACGGTTCTGTGGTTCAATCGAactcataattaaaattcatcaTTGTTCAAACCCTTCCCAAACCTTTCGACTAAGATCCGGCAGAAATCCAAAAACAACCAATCCCGAACCTTGGCTACAGATCCAGCAGAAATCTCTCAAACCTACACCCAAAAACAGCCAAAATCAAGTGAGTATCAATCAACATGACAAACACCTTTGAAAACATCTCAACTGGATTCAAGTTCGATGGGAGAAACTTCCCTGTTTGGGCAAGAATAATGCGAGTCAACGTTGGCAGTCGAGGAAAACTCCATCATCTTGAAGGAGATGAAGATCCTCCAAAAGCCGACGACCCAAAGTTCAAAACATGGCAGGAGGCCGATTTCACAGTGTTCTCATGGTTGATCCAGAATATGGATCAAAAATTGGTGATTCAATTCGCTCAACACCAGACAGCGAAGGAGATGTGGAAAAGCCTCAACACTACATTTGGAGTCAGGGCTGACCCTGTGCCGGTGTACGAcctcgagatcaagacaaacaaATTAGTTCAAGGAAATGAATCCCTCGAAAGCTACTGGAGCAATTTACAAAATCTGTGGGTGAACACGGATGCTCGAAAACCTTGCCCGTATGATTGTTGCGACAAAGGTATCAACATTTACAGAAAGGCACAAGAAATTAAACGGCTTTACCAATTTCTTGCCGGATTGGATGACAAATATGACAACCTCAGAAGAGAAATATTGAAGGATGAACCAAATGCTGAAACTGCCTTCGACCTCATCAAACAAGAAGAAGCTCGGGCCGGAGTCTGGAAACCATCAGAGAGGACCACCAACGTCAACGCCGACATAGGCGCCGACTTCGGTGCTCGTCAGGGAGCCCCACCGCCCCAGTTTGGTGGTCAGAACAGAGCACCACTGCCACCGCTGCCCCATCGAGGACCACCTCCACCATCACAATCACGCAACAATTCCTCAAGTCGGAGAGGAATCGACAAAACAAAATTGTATTGTACCCATTGTGGGATGACAAAGCATACCAAAGAAACATGCTTCAAATTGGTGGGATTTCCAGAATGGTGGGAGGATGGACACAAACTGAACCGGAATTCCACCGGCAATGGAAGAATGGCGGTGGGGAGAGAAGAAGGTGCCGGCTTTGTCACTCGCAGCCAAGGGGCTACCCACGCCGGAAACAACGGCAGCGAACCAATGGAAATCTCGATCGGCGGCGGATGGTGGGGTGTGAACGGAGGAGGAATTAACCGCGAAGCGGAGGTGGCGGGAGGCTCGGCCTCATTCACAAAAGCAATTGAAGGTAAAGGGTTTGAGGGTTTGACTTTGCCCTCAAACCCTTCcagttttcttttttataaacCTGCCCCCACCCTCTTACATGACAACCCCCATATTTATCAAAAATCTCATGTTGACCCCAACACTAGCATTAAATACCATAGTAGCACAATCTCAATCCAAAATCATTTTTCCGTATTAAGAGATACCCCAGAAATTTCCATTGCATGTCAAGTCACAAAAATAgatggaaaaaatgaaaaagggtggattttttattgtggggcaaCAGACACAATGTCATATGATAGGTCTGACTTTGGAGAGTTGACTAAATTGAAAAGTACTTATATTGAAACAGGCAGCGGGGAATTTGTATCTGTTGAGGGGTCGGGAACCATTCAAATATCACCATCATTGAGAATCCCTACTTGTCTCTTTGTGCCAGCTTTGTCTCAGAAATTGTTATCTGTCAGTCATGTTACACAAGAACTCAATTGCACCATTCTAATAAATCTAAAATTTTGTTGTCTAcaggatatccggacggggaggactattgggcgtggcactgagcatCATGGGTTATACTATGTGTATGAAACGGTTCAAACTGGCAAAGGAATGTTGGCTCATGCAAATTCAGAACGGGAAGCTTGGTTATGGCATAGGCGGTTAGGGCATCCGTCTACTAGTTATTTAAGTATTATTTTTCCGCATCTAGATTTGAGTTCTGTTTTGCACTGtcaaacttgtgttttggctaaaaacCATCGAAAAACTTTCAGACCCAAAAACACTAGAGTTGATAATGTTTTTTCCTTaattcattctgatgtgtggggcccatCTCCAGTTGTGGGGGGAAATGATTTTcgatattttgttttatttattgatgattgcactcgcatgacaTGGGTgtattttctaaaaaataaatcagatattttttccaaattttcagACTTTTATACCATGATCCTTACCTAATTTCGAACAAAAATTAGAATCCTTAGGTCTGACAATGGGGGGAATATGTTAATACTCAGATGAAAGAATTTTGCACCAATAATGGCCTCATCCATCAAACCTCATGTGCCTACACCCCCGAACAGAATGGAGTTGTCGAAAGGAGAAACCGTATAATCCTTGAAATGACCCGAGCCATCATCCTAGATTCAAAAGTACCAAATTTTTTCTGGCCTGAAGCCGTGGCTACATCAGTTTACACCCTCAATCGTCTCCCCaccaaagcccttggccttaaAAATCCTATCAAGATGTTATCCAACATGACTACAATTCCTCCTACCTTATCCCTCAAACCTCATATTTTTGGGTGTTCGGTGTTTGTTCATATTCCAAAACATGAGCGAACAAAACTATCCCCGTGTGCAaccaaatgtgtttttattgGCTATGGTGTCAATCAGAAGGGGTACAGGTGTTATGATCTAAAAACTCATCAAGTGATTACCACAATGATCTGCACCTTCTTAGAATCTAAGTTTTTCTACAATACCCAACTTACCAGTCAGGGGGAGAGGGAAATTACTAGTGTTGACTCGATAAGTTGGCTACTTATGCCGAATAACCATAATCCCACTGAAGGTCCACCAGAGCCAAATAATACTGCCGACGAACCTGTCTTAAACACATCTCAACCTGTGGTTCATGGTGGCGCTCCAATACCGCCCCCTCCGATATCTGAGGTAAACAATCATGTTGAAAACTTTGTTACTACTACTGCTGACCCTGTCATTACAGAAGAAAGAATGGAGGAAGTCATAGACGAAGATACAGGGCAGTATATCTTACCACCCCGAAGTAACTGTGGTGTTCCTCCCAAACGATACTCACCGGAGAGACCAAGTAAACAAGCAAAATATCCAGTAGGGAGTGTGGCAAAGGAAAATATGACAAGACTGGCAAGAGCTTTTGAGGCAGCCCTATATGGAGAAGAAGAAATCTTACAAACTGTGAAAGAAGCCTTGAAGATCAAACACTGCAGAGAAGCAATGATGGTAGAGTTGAGAGCTCTAGAAAGAAATAAGACATGGAAAAAATGTCGGCTACCAAAAGGGAAGCAAATTGTGGGGTGCAGATAGGTCTTCACCATCAAATGAAGATCCGATGGAACCATCGAGAGGTACAAGGCTCGGATCGTGGCTAAAGGCTACACTCAAACCTATGGAGTTGATTACTCCGAAACTTTCTCGCCAGTGGCAAAGATGAATATTGTTTGAGTTTTGCTTTCTATAGCAGCAAACAAGGATTGGCCCCTGTACCAGTTCGATGTTACTAATGCATTCGTACATggtgaattaaaaaaaagtttacatGGAAGCTCCGCCTGGTTTTGAAGATGGAGAGGTTTGCCAATTGAAGAAAACCTTATATGGGTTGAAACAGTCTCCAAGAGCTTGGTTCGGGAGATTTacagaagccatgaagaagtaCGATTACCTACAGAGTAATGCAGATCACACTCTATTCATGAAGAAGAGAGGAGATAAAATCACGTGCCTGATaatctacgttgatgatatgatcATCATAGGAGACGATTGTGAAGAGATAGAGCAACTTAAGAAGAATTTGGCAagagagtttgaaatgaaggatttgggaGCACTCAAGTATTTTCTGGGAGTCGAAGTCCTAAGATCAAAGGAGGGGATCTTCATAAATCAAAAGAAGTATACATAAGATCTCCTAGCAGAAACTGGTATGATGGAATGCAAGCCGGCAGACACACCAATCGCTGTCAACCATGGACTTAAAATCACAGAATGAGCTAATTTGGCAGATAAGGAAAGGTATCAAAGACTGGTTGGAAAACTGATTCACCTACCAGACCTGATATAGCTTATGCTGTTAGCGTGataagccagttcatgcaccGACCTCAAGATGATCACCTTGAAGCAGCGTTGAGGGTTGTCAGATATCTCAAATGGACTTTTGATCATGGGATAATGTTTAGACGTGGCAACCATCTTGAAATCCACGGCTATACCGACGCTGACTGGGCAGGAAATCCGATTGACAGAAAATCAACTTAAGGGTACTTCACATTTGTTGGGGGGAATCTAGTCACCTGGAaaagtaagaagcaaaaggtcGTGGCattgtcaagtgcagaagctgaatttAGAGGAATCATGAATGGATTAACTGAAATCTTATGGCTCAGAAGATTGATGGATGAGCTTGGTCTTTTGTCACAGAAGACCTGTCAGATTTTTTGTGACAATAAACCTGCAATCAGTATCGCAGAGAATCCAGTTCAACATGACCGAACAAAACACGTTGAGGTAgatagacacttcatcaaggagaatatTGAAGATGGAATTGTTGAGTTCCCATTTGTTAGGTCAAAAGAACAACTTGCAGATATTCTGACAAAAGCTGTTGGAGCAAAAGGATTTTTCAGAAGCTCTTAGCAAGTTAAGTATCAGAAACtccgttacttaacttgagggggagtgttggaaataaTGAGTTGGGGTCTCAAGGAGTGTTGGAAATAATAAAGTTGGAGTATCAAGACTATTGGAAAGAGACATCTTACAAGTTCAACGAATATAACATTAATTCTGTTATAATTCCAAGTGTATAGTACCtaggagtatttatttctctagcattataaataggacgaTCAAGTGTATTACAAATCATCTCAATGCAATACAATTCCTAGTTTTATCACACCGAGCTTCTTCGAGGCCGCGTGTACTATCTTCTCCCCAGccagccaagaagaagaagagggtcCGCTTCTCAGATGAGGTTGTGGAGGAAGAGAGACGACGGGCCACGAGAGTTTCGGTTGCAGGTAATGCTTGCCAAAGAGGGAGTTTCGGTTGAAAAGATGATCTCACAGGTACAGAAAGATCCCCTCGAAATCGCCGTCTTGGATAGTATCCATGAGCTAGATGACTAGTACATGGATATTTCCATTTTATGTggacaaaaacaagaaaaaaaggaaTGTATCTATTATGTATGTTACTTCATAAACTTTAATCGATGTATACAATCCAAATCAAGCTAAGAAGACTTTGGGTTTCTCAAGTTAACTTCTAAATCCAACTTTGATGTAAACACACATCATTATACTATTTCATGCAATAACGGAGAGAGAAGACTGACAAACATagattttgcatatttttaaggactagatttgacttgttttaaatgtcaatcatgcaaattatgttcttaaattgcatatgttatacattttgtatttttgacgtgtttgttgataaatgatagaaaaagatagaaaatgtggaaaaaaggccaaagtgcagcagcctctgttcgagctcattctgccagcgattttgaagtccagtcagtgcttactacatgcgattctcttcttcttcgaaagagcttcgcgtggatatcgttcatgtctcaatcggagttctgtagagaaagttatgacaattctacgaacgttgcgcagtgcagtcaaagctgatgggaatttatgcggaaattcacggaagaaaagaaattattatattgtgaagccaaatctctcctatttcttgtagggcacgaaatttatcaaaaataaaccttttccagcctataaatacctctagacctaattcataatctttatctcagagtctccaatccttctc
It contains:
- the LOC121778199 gene encoding metacaspase-4-like — its product is MVNQVGSGNLWGRPCTNQETSVKDQENYSFFLRILKSLNERDLVDKVPSGCQITIVSGSCHSGGLIDESKEQIGESHRKSGDDDDEDEKESGGFRNYLRMKVGLGQSKDNEEEEEVEGVKNKSLPISTLIELLQQKTGKEDIDVGKLRPTLFDVFGEDASAKVKKFMNFTFGKIKGGNGEEVQRVVELHLLRQPLFG